A single genomic interval of Marmota flaviventris isolate mMarFla1 chromosome 14, mMarFla1.hap1, whole genome shotgun sequence harbors:
- the Prom2 gene encoding prominin-2 — protein sequence MRAPGLLAPLLGLGLGLALSLPPPVATDCTSLGPSERLAFSPAARTRWLAPQVRAPGPLDPLYGMVRRFLSVVQLNPFPSELVRALLNEPSSLKVDEVVRYEAGYVVCAVTAGLYLVAVPTTGLCFCCCRCRRRCGGRVKTEHKAMACERGTLMAFLLLTTIMLLAGVVCAFVTNQRTHEQMGPSVEAVPETLRSLRGLVSDVPGELEAVAKQFSVPQEQVLKELDGMGESIGPTIHSQLRSTMYSVLASVHSLGQTLQVSTDQLRALNSTSVALREGQQQLVLALEKHRDRLLALLQQPGCGKDCTDTQDRAQALELAADFTQVPPVDNVLHHLKGVPEANFSNMVQEENTTFNSLPFLVAMQMELVIKDLKEAVAQKPEGMGTLAEAFPELEAAPRWSRALEELEENSRPYLQEVQRYETYRWTVGCVLCCVVLLVVACNLLGLSLGIWGLSAREDPSQPEAKGGAGARFLMVGVGFSFLFAAPLILLVFLTFLVGGNVQTLVCRSWESGELYQFADTPGNLPPSLNLSHLLGLRKNVSVLLTYQQCREGAALWKVLQLDDSYNLEKYLDISQYTHSLQQNLQNFKPNVQNLELLSPEAHRDLEALQNSGLEKVHYQAFLVQIQRPVVNTDLEQLAQELEGLAQAQGNSSLGQQLRMEAHGLRDLYREKVVPQQNLVAELNLSVRALESAAPRLQVATAGVLSQVADLERELPARAARILMNESACFLSRELSYFSQYLAWVREEVTQRIATCQPLSTALDNGRVILCDMVADPWNAFWFCLAWCTFFLIPSIIFAVKTSKYFRPIRKRLSSTSSEETQLFHIPRVTSLKL from the exons ATGCGTGCGCCAGGCCTCCTGGCGCCcctgctggggctgggcctggggctggcgCTGAGTCTGCCGCCCCCGGTGGCCACGGACTGCACGTCGCTCGGCCCCTCCGAGCGCCTGGCATTCTCCCCAGCGGCCAGGACCCGCTGGCTGGCCCCCCAAGTCAGGGCACCGGGGCCCCTGGACCCCCTTTATGGCATGGTGCGCCGCTTCCTGTCCGTGGTGCAGCTCAACCCCTTCCCTTCGG AGTTGGTAAGGGCCCTGCTGAACGAGCCGTCCTCCTTGAAGGTGGATGAG GTGGTGCGGTACGAGGCGGGCTACGTGGTGTGCGCAGTGACCGCGGGCCTCTACCTCGTGGCAGTGCCCACGACCGGCCTCTGCTTCTGCTGTTGCCGCTGTCGCCGGCGCTGTGGTGGCCGTGTGAAAACTGAGCACAAGGCCATGGCCTGTGAGCGTGGCACGCTCATGGCCTTCCTGCTGCTGACCACCATCATGTTGCT GGCTGGTGTGGTCTGTGCTTTTGTCACCAACCAACGCACACATGAGCAGATGGGGCCCAGTGTTGAAGCTGTGCCTGAGACACTGCGCAGCCTCCGGGGCCTGGTCTCCGATGTCCCCGGG GAGCTCGAGGCCGTGGCTAAGCAGTTCTCTGTGCCCCAGGAGCAAGTCTTGAAGGAGCTGGACG GGATGGGTGAGAGCATCGGCCCCACCATTCACAGCCAGCTCAGGAGCACCATGTACTCGGTGCTGGCCTCGGTACACAGCCTGGGCCAGA CCCTGCAGGTCTCCACGGACCAGCTCCGTGCCCTGAACAGCACCTCGGTGGCGCTGCGGGAGGGACAGCAGCAGCTGGTGCTGGCTCTTGAGAAGCACCGAGACCGCCTGCTCGCCCTGCTGCAGCAGCCTGGGTGCGGGAAGGACTGCACAGACACCCAGGACCGGGCCCAAGCCCTGGAGCTGGCCGCTGACTTCACCCAG GTGCCCCCTGTGGATAATGTCTTGCATCACCTGAAGGGTGTCCCCGAGGCCAACTTCTCCAACATGGTCCAGGAG GAGAACACTACCTTCAACAGCCTCCCGTTCCTGGTGGCCATGCAGATGGAGCTTGTGATCAAAG ATCTGAAGGAGGCGGTGGCCCAGAAGCCAGAAGGCATGGGGACACTGGCTGAAGCCTTCCCTGAATTGGAAGCAGCTCCCCGCTGGAGCCGGGCCCTGGAGGAGTTGGAAGAAAACAGCCGTCCCTATCTGCAGGAGGTGCAGAGATACGAGACCTACAG GTGGACGGTGGGCTGCGTGCTGTGCTGTGTGGTCCTGCTCGTGGTGGCCTGTAACCTGCTGGGCCTCAGCCTGGGCATCTGGGGACTGTCTGCCAGAGAGGACCCCAGCCAACCGGAAGCCAAGGGCGGGGCTGGAGCCCGCTTCCTCATGGT GGGGGTGGGCTTCAGCTTCCTCTTCGCCGCGCCCCTCATCCTCCTGGTCTTCCTCACCTTCCTGGTGGGCGGCAACGTGCAGACCCTGGTGTGCCGGAGCTGGGAGAGCGGGGAGCTCTACCAG TTTGCAGACACCCCGGGGAACCTGCCCCCATCCCTGAACCTGTCCCACCTTCTCGGCCTGAGGAAGAACGTCAGCGTCCTCCTGACCTATCA GCAGTGCAGGGAAGGGGCTGCCCTCTGGAAGGTCCTGCAGCTGGATGACTCCTACAACCTGGAGAAGTACCTGGATATCAGCCAG taCACCCACAGCCTGCAGCAGAACTTGCAGAACTTCAAGCCGAATGTGCAGAATCTGGAGCTGTTGAGCCCGGAGGCTCACCGGGACCTGGAGGCGCTGCAGAACAGTGGGCTGGAGAAAGTCCACTACCAGGCCTTCCTCGTGCAG ATCCAGAGGCCTGTGGTGAACACGGACCTGGAGCAGCTGGCCCAGGAGCTGGAGGGGCTGGCCCAGGCCCAG GGCAATTCTTCGTTGGGGCAGCAGCTGAGAATGGAGGCCCATGGGCTTAGAGATCTCTATCGGGAGAAGGTTGTCCCCCAACAGAACCTGGTG GCAGAGCTCAACCTCAGCGTCAGGGCCCTGGAATCCGCTGCCCCTCGTCTTCAGGTGGCC ACAGCGGGCGTCCTGAGCCAAGTCGCTGACCTCGAAAGAGAGCTGCCTGCCAGGGCCGCCCGCATCCTGATGAAC GAAAGTGCCTGCTTCCTGAGCCGGGAGTTGAGCTACTTCTCGCAGTACTTGGCCTGGGTGAGAGAGGAG GTGACTCAGCGCATCGCCACCTGCCAGCCCCTCTCCACAGCCCTGGACAATGGCCGTGTGATCCTGTGTGACATGGTGGCCGACCCCTGG AACGCCTTCTGGTTCTGCCTGGCCTGGTGCACCTTCTTCCTCATCCCCAGTATCATCTTTGCTGTGAAGACCTCCAAGTACTTCCGTCCCATCCGGAAACGCCTCAG CTCTACCAGCTCTGAGGAGACTCAGCTCTTCCACATCCCCCGGGTCACCTCCCTGAAGCTATAG